Proteins from a genomic interval of Pseudomonadota bacterium:
- a CDS encoding sterol desaturase family protein: MTTITQTQSAPLPYATAPSATKPEANGLRRALRWLAYPSLLLANAGLMVWAAANELPFAAVAMPGLLASLVALFVLERIQPHRRTWHPNRKEALRDLFYFGMNGGLDALAKMGTAFAVATLGSWHNGLGLWAALPLAIVIGDFAGYWLHRFGHRGWLWKVHGVHHTPDKVNTWNNNTVHFLNTLYSGLGKTLPLLLLGFSPEVIVLAAYVLTLQSFAVHANVDVELGWLGYVVMAPAHHRLHHSTKLEEAGNFASAITLWDLAFGTFVYGRAREPMQVGVTDPTSFPSSNSVIQNQLHPFVDQSRG; encoded by the coding sequence ATGACTACCATCACCCAAACCCAATCCGCTCCACTGCCCTACGCGACCGCGCCGTCTGCGACCAAGCCCGAGGCAAACGGCCTGCGTCGGGCCCTGCGGTGGCTTGCCTACCCGAGCCTGCTACTAGCCAACGCCGGCCTGATGGTCTGGGCCGCTGCCAACGAGCTTCCGTTTGCCGCCGTGGCCATGCCCGGGCTGTTGGCGTCGCTGGTCGCTTTGTTTGTCCTGGAACGTATCCAGCCGCACCGACGAACCTGGCATCCAAACCGCAAGGAAGCGCTGCGCGACCTGTTCTACTTCGGAATGAATGGCGGCCTGGACGCGCTGGCCAAGATGGGCACGGCGTTCGCCGTTGCAACGCTTGGTTCGTGGCACAACGGGCTCGGACTATGGGCCGCGCTACCCTTGGCGATCGTGATCGGAGACTTCGCGGGCTATTGGCTGCACCGCTTTGGCCACCGTGGCTGGCTGTGGAAGGTCCACGGCGTGCACCACACGCCGGACAAGGTCAACACCTGGAACAACAACACGGTTCACTTCCTCAACACGCTTTACAGCGGCCTTGGCAAGACGCTGCCGCTTCTCTTGCTCGGTTTCTCGCCCGAGGTGATCGTGCTCGCGGCCTACGTGCTCACGCTGCAGTCCTTTGCCGTACACGCCAACGTCGACGTTGAGCTCGGGTGGCTCGGCTACGTTGTCATGGCCCCCGCACACCATCGCCTGCACCACTCGACCAAGCTCGAAGAGGCAGGCAACTTCGCCAGCGCCATCACGCTTTGGGACCTGGCCTTCGGGACCTTTGTGTACGGCCGCGCCCGGGAGCCCATGCAGGTCGGTGTGACCGACCCGACCAGCTTCCCGAGTTCCAATTCGGTGATCCAGAATCAGCTGCATCCTTTCGTCGACCAGAGCAGGGGTTAG